The following proteins come from a genomic window of Populus alba chromosome 12, ASM523922v2, whole genome shotgun sequence:
- the LOC118044752 gene encoding MA3 DOMAIN-CONTAINING TRANSLATION REGULATORY FACTOR 1, which yields MATGDGFLTGEQRKMLKIASQNAENLSSSPKGLSSSPKSPSQLFSEHHLKVPAAGKATNAGIAVRHVRRSHSGKLVRVKKDGAGGKGTWGKLLDTDGESHIDRSDPNYDSGEEPYQLVGATISDPLDDYKKAVVSIIEEYFSTGDVEVAASDLRELGSSEYHLYFIKRLVSMAMDRHDKEKEMASVLLSALYADVISPSQIRDGFVILLESADDLAVDILDAVDILALFIARAVVDDILPPAFLTRAKKTLPESSKGFQVLQTAEKSYLSAPHHAELVERKWGGSTHITVEEVKKKIADLLREYVESGDAVEACRCIRELGVSFFHHEVVKRALVLAMEIRTAEPLILKLLKEASEEGLISSSQMAKGFARLAESLDDLALDIPSAKSLFQSLIPKAIAEGWLDASFMKSSGDDGQVQAEDEKVKWFKEEVVTIIHEYFLSDDIPELIRSLEDLGMPECNPIFLKKLITLAMDRKNREKEMASVLLSALHIEIFSTDDIANGFVMLLESAEDTALDILDASNELALFLARAVIDDVLAPLNLEEICSKLPPNCSGSETVRMARSLIAARHAGERLLRCWGGGTGWAVEDAKDKILKLLEEYESGGVVGEACQCIRDLGMPFFNHEVVKKALVMAMEKKNDRMLDLLQVCFNEGLITINQMTKGFNRIKDGMDDLALDIPNAEEKFSFYVEYAQKKGWLLAPLGSSVADGSSNAVAGT from the exons ATGGCGACGGGTGATGGATTTCTGACGGGTGAGCAGAGGAAAATGCTGAAAATAGCCAGCCAAAATGCAGAGAATTTGTCATCGTCGCCCAAGGGTTTGTCTTCGTCGCCTAAATCCCCATCACAATTGTTTTCTGAACATCACTTAAAAGTTCCTGCTGCCGGGAAAGCAACTAATGCTGGGATTGCTGTGAGGCATGTCAGGAGATCGCACTCGGGGAAGCTTGTGCGTGTTAAGAAAG aTGGTGCTGGTGGTAAGGGAACATGGGGAAAACTGCTGGACACTGATGGCGAATCCCATATTGATCGGAGTGATCCTAATTATGACAGTGGAGAG GAGCCGTATCAGCTTGTTGGGGCAACCATCTCAGATCCCTTAGATGACTACAAGAAGGCTGTTGTTTCAATAATAGAGGAGTACTTTAGCACTGGTGATGTGGAAGTGGCTGCATCTGACCTCAGAGAACTTGGGTCTAGCGAATATCATCTGTACTTTATCAAGCGACTTGTTTCCATGGCCATGGACAGGCATGATAAAGAGAAGGAAATGGCTTCAGTTTTGCTTTCTGCACTGTATGCTGATGTCATCAGCCCATCCCAGATCAGAGATGGGTTTGTCATACTACTAGAGTCTGCTGATGATCTTGCAGTGGACATACTGGATGCAGTTGACATCCTTGCTTTATTCATAGCTCGTGCTGTGGTTGATGATATCCTTCCTCCTGCTTTCCTCACCAGAGCAAAGAAGACCTTACCTGAATCCTCGAAAGGATTTCAAGTTCTCCAAACTGCTGAAAAGAGCTATCTTTCAGCTCCACACCATGCAGAACTTGTGGAGAGGAAGTGGGGTGGAAGCACCCACATCACTGTTGAggaagtgaagaaaaaaattgcagaTCTGTTGAGGGAATATGTGGAGAGTGGAGATGCTGTTGAAGCCTGCAGGTGCATAAGGGAGTTGGGAGTTTCATTCTTTCATCATGAGGTTGTCAAGAGGGCTTTGGTTCTTGCCATGGAGATCCGAACTGCAGAACCACTTATATTGAAGCTGTTGAAGGAAGCTTCTGAAGAAGGCCTGATAAGTTCCAGTCAAATGGCAAAGGGTTTTGCTCGATTGGCCGAGAGCCTTGATGACCTTGCTCTTGACATTCCATCTGCCAAATCCTTGTTTCAATCCCTCATCCCCAAAGCTATTGCTGAAGGATGGCTTGATGCTTCATTCATGAAATCTTCAGGTGACGATGGACAAGTACAAGCTGAGGATGAAAAGGTTAAGTGGTTTAAGGAGGAGGTCGTGACAATAATTCATGAGTATTTTCTCTCAGATGACATCCCTGAATTGATTCGAAGTCTTGAAGATCTTGGAATGCCTGAGTGTAACCCAATCTTCCTGAAAAAGCTCATCACCCTTGCCATGGACAGGAAGAACAGGGAGAAGGAAATGGCGTCTGTGCTGCTGTCAGCTCTTCACATTGAGATATTTTCAACCGATGACATAGCTAACGGTTTCGTCATGCTTCTGGAATCTGCAGAAGATACAGCGCTGGACATTTTGGATGCTTCAAATGAACTTGCACTCTTTCTAGCTAGGGCTGTAATTGATGATGTCTTGGCTCCTTTGAATCTAGAGGAAATATGCAGCAAGCTGCCACCAAACTGCAGTGGAAGCGAGACGGTGCGCATGGCTCGATCACTTATTGCTGCCCGCCATGCTGGCGAGAGGCTCTTGAGGTGTTGGGGAGGAGGAACTGGCTGGGCTGTGGAAGATGCAAAGGACAAGATCTTAAAGCTACTGGAGGAGTATGAATCTGGGGGTGTTGTTGGCGAAGCCTGCCAATGTATTCGTGATCTTGGTATGCCTTTCTTTAACCATGAGGTGGTGAAGAAGGCATTGGTCATGGCAATGGAGAAGAAGAATGACAGGATGCTGGATCTGCTCCAAGTGTGTTTCAATGAAGGCCTGATCACTATCAATCAGATGACCAAAGGCTTCAACCGAATCAAGGATGGAATGGATGATCTGGCTCTTGACATTCCAAATGCAGAGGAGAAATTTAGCTTCTATGTAGAGTATGCCCAGAAAAAGGGTTGGCTGCTTGCACCTTTGGGGTCATCTGTTGCGGACGGCTCCTCAAACGCCGTGGCAGGTACTTGA
- the LOC118044748 gene encoding uncharacterized protein → MSQPQPQPWARALQQSIKPELVTIDANSTETNSKIPQPPHKLVILADLNANPPESDATDSLHLSPSDLTKLKDEAQDNKPNITSKEADNNATVEVTEGKKSSSKLGKSRSRNSKLDNPLDYGPDNDNDQPNQGPSSYREERVSSLKTGLLHVAKKMPKNAHAHFILGLMYQRLSQPQKAILAYEKAEEILLRCEAEVARPDLLSLVQIHHAQCILLETSGDNSLEKELEGQELEDVLFKLKESMQSDIRQVAVWNTLGLILLKSGRVQSAVSVLSALMAVDPNNYDCLANLGIASLQSGNLELSAKCFQDLILKDQNHPSSLVNYAAVLLSKYGSVVAGAGANAGVGASVDQAEAINVAKECLLAALKLEPKAAHIWANLANAYFMIGDHRSASKCLEKAAKLEPNCMSTRYAVAVHRIKDAERSQDPSEQLSLAGNEMASILREGDSVPIDLPIAWAGLGMVHKAQHEIAAAFDTESNELMEVEERALSSLKQAIAEDPDDGVQWHQLGLHYLCSRQFKAAEKYLKVAASRSRECCYMWSNLGISLQLSEEPSQAEAVYKEALARATPEQAHAIFSNLGNLYRQQKQYDRAKAMFTKALELQPGYAPAFNNLGLVFVAEGRWEEAKYCFNKALEADSLLDAAKSNMIKAESVSRLSAGLSSCRCQDS, encoded by the exons ATGTCGCAACCGCAACCGCAACCCTGGGCGCGGGCCCTTCAGCAATCAATAAAACCAGAACTCGTAACCATAGACGCCAACTCCACAGAAACCAACTCAAAAATTCCCCAACCTCCTCACAAACTCGTCATTTTAGCCGACCTCAACGCCAACCCCCCTGAATCCGACGCCACCGACTCCCTCCATTTGTCACCATCTGACCTCACGAAATTAAAAGACGAAGCACAGGATAACAAACCTAACATAACATCCAAAGAAGCAGATAACAACGCCACCGTAGAAGTTACTGAAGGTAAAAAATCAAGCAGTAAATTAGGTAAATCACGTTCGCGTAACAGTAAATTAGACAACCCTCTCGATTACGGGCCTGATAATGATAATGACCAGCCTAACCAAGGTCCTTCTTCCTATCGTGAAGAGAGAGTTAGCAGTCTCAAAACG GGATTGTTACATGTTGCGAAGAAAATGCCGAAGAATGCACATGCGCATTTTATACTTGGATTAATGTACCAAAGATTAAGCCAGCCTCAAAAG gcGATTTTGGCTTATGAGAAGGCTGAAGAGATATTGCTTCGTTGCGAGGCTGAGGTAGCTCGGCCGGATTTGCTCTCCTTAGTTCAAATTCACCACGCCCAG TGTATTTTGCTTGAAACTAGTGGCGATAATAGCTTGGAGAAGGAACTTGAAGGGCAAGAGCTTGAGGACGTTCTGTTTAAATTGAAGGAGTCGATGCAGTCGGATATTAGACAAGTAGCTGTTTGGAACACCCTAGGTTTGATACTTCTTAAATCTGGCCGTGTGCAG AGTGCTGTTTCAGTTTTGTCCGCGTTGATGGCTGTTGATCCTAACAACTACGATTGCCTTGCAAACTTGGGGATTGCATCCCTGCAAAG TGGAAATCTGGAACTCTCAGCAAAATGTTTTCAAGATTTGATCCTTAAAGATCAAAACCATCCTTCGTCCCTTGTGAACTATGCTGCTGTTCTTCTCTCTAAATATGGTTCGGTTGTTGCAG GTGCTGGGGCAAATGCTGGTGTAGGTGCTTCTGTAGATCAGGCTGAAGCTATCAATGTTGCAAAGGAGTGTTTACTAGCTGCACTTAAACTGGAACCAAAAGCAGCACATATTTGGGCTAATCTTGCTAATGCATATTTCATGATTGGTGACCACAGAAGTGCCAGCAAGTGCTTGGAGAAG GCAGCAAAACTGGAGCCCAACTGTATGTCTACTCGATATGCTGTGGCAGTTCACCGAATAAAGGATGCAGAAAGGTCTCAAGATCCTAGTGAACAACTTTCCTTGGCAGGAAATGAAATGGCTTCAATATTAAGAGAGGGAGATTCTGTTCCAATTGATCTTCCCATTGCTTGGGCTGGACTTGGCATGGTTCACAAGGCCCAACACGAGATTGCTGCAGCATTTGATACAGAATCAAATGAGTTGATGGAGGTGGAAGAGCGTGCTCTCTCCAGCTTGAAGCAG GCAATTGCTGAGGATCCTGATGATGGGGTGCAGTGGCACCAACTCGGTCTGCATTATCTCTGTTCCCGACAATTTAAGGCAGCAGAGAAGTATCTCAAGGTTGCAGCTTCCCGCTCTAGAGAATGCTGCTACATGTGGTCAAACCTGG GCATCTCACTACAATTATCAGAAGAACCCTCACAAGCGGAAGCCGTCTATAAGGAAGCATTGGCACGGGCAACACCTGAACAAGCACACGCAATATTCTCCAACCTAGGGAATCTCTATCGGCAGCAAAAGCAATATGACCGCGCTAAGGCTATGTTTACAAAAGCTCTTGAGCTCCAGCCTGGCTATGCTCCTGCATTTAACAATCTTGGTCTGGTATTTGTAGCCGAGGGTCGGTGGGAGGAGGCCAAGTACTGCTTCAACAAGGCCCTCGAGGCAGACTCTTTACTGGATGCTGCCAAGTCCAACATGATCAAAGCAGAGTCTGTCTCTAGATTGAGTGCAGGTTTGTCCTCGTGTCGCTGTCAGGATTCGTAG